The Gemmata palustris genome includes a region encoding these proteins:
- a CDS encoding ABC transporter permease, producing MSTHPLPRDPRSDVPFYAAFGLLGGLYVGLIVALLVADFAHTSFGSVGRALASPQIRAAVWLSLLSSSTAAILSVWVAVPLGYLLSRTRFVGRGAVDLLLDVPILLPPLVVGLSLLILFQTAPGAWFQRTILPVTYAVAGVVLAQFAVSAAFAVRTMRVTFDQIDPRAEEIALTLGCSRAQAFWRVTLPAARRGVLTALTLAWARALGEFGPILIFCGATRMRTEVLSTSVFLELSVGNLEAALAVSLLMIAVAVLVLVATRAFGLRGTGLI from the coding sequence GTGAGTACGCACCCACTCCCCCGCGACCCTCGGTCCGATGTGCCGTTCTACGCCGCGTTCGGGTTGCTCGGTGGGTTGTACGTCGGCCTCATCGTCGCGCTGCTCGTGGCCGATTTCGCCCACACGTCGTTCGGTTCCGTTGGTCGGGCGCTGGCTTCGCCGCAAATCCGCGCTGCGGTGTGGCTCAGCCTACTCAGTAGCTCGACCGCCGCGATCCTCTCCGTGTGGGTCGCGGTCCCACTCGGCTACCTGCTGTCGCGCACGCGGTTCGTGGGGCGCGGGGCGGTCGATCTGTTGCTCGATGTGCCGATCCTGCTCCCGCCGCTCGTTGTGGGGTTGAGCCTGCTCATCCTGTTCCAGACGGCCCCCGGCGCCTGGTTCCAGCGCACCATCCTGCCGGTGACTTACGCCGTCGCGGGGGTCGTGCTGGCGCAGTTCGCAGTGTCCGCTGCGTTCGCGGTGCGCACGATGCGCGTGACGTTCGACCAGATCGATCCGCGTGCCGAAGAGATCGCACTTACTCTGGGGTGCAGCCGCGCGCAGGCGTTTTGGCGCGTGACCCTCCCTGCGGCCCGGCGCGGAGTGCTCACGGCGCTGACGCTCGCATGGGCGCGGGCGCTCGGCGAGTTCGGCCCGATTCTCATCTTCTGCGGCGCTACGCGGATGCGCACCGAAGTGCTCTCAACGAGCGTGTTTCTGGAACTGAGTGTCGGGAACCTGGAAGCAGCGCTGGCCGTATCTCTGCTAATGATCGCAGTGGCCGTTTTGGTGCTGGTAGCGACCCGCGCGTTCGGGCTCCGCGGTACCGGGTTAATTTGA
- a CDS encoding hybrid sensor histidine kinase/response regulator, with translation MSAIDASMFELFREEVKTHTDTLGAGLVAAESRPGDPGLLEELMRAAHSIKGAARIVNIDTAVRLAHVMEDALVAAQHGTIRLVPASIDVLLQGSDILAGLARLTPETITAWEADNTAPVTALEPLLAAIAEGKSERQPPPPSPLAPGEGEPPAGSPCNPLLSGKGELARETAVRATLSADNSFSPFPPVPAFERIAIPAEPLALSPDHSMLDLFREEAREHLRAIADAVPRVSTDPTAAEPILESLKQLRGAARLVKCVPVADAAGAVSEFIRATNEAKSPFSSRALDWTRYALATLAGVLATDNETFSEWVEASGDALATVSGAFTRAAEECKNAEVQIAPIEREASAPPSFLGKGAGGLGSASNPSPTPPLNGEGLNTEERAGSAPPSFGAGPRETPLTGPVRAEAKGAGAVGSAPPPPAESVVRVSANSLNRLMGLAGESLVQARWLPSFSTALLKLKKHHDLLATMLDTAYHAASSGMPPDQLANLISDARRQWGACRQELGEKTSDFDDHAARAEDLNARLYREVIASRMRPFSDGVHGFPRLARDMARALGKEVRFVIAGEATEVDRDILEKLESPLSHLIRNAIDHGLELPGVRTASNKPAVGTITVEARHRAGMLLVSVSDDGAGVDLNRLRTKIVERGLNAADLVAKLTEAELLEFLFLPGFSTTTSVTEFSGRGVGLDVVQDTIRKVGGNVRVATTRGAGTAFHLQLPLTLSVIRAVVIDVAGEPYAFPHTRIDRLVRVRRDEVRSLEHRQFVTVDGQNVGLVMAAQLLDMPAPTPTGTDVPVVLLSDGTGEYGLVVDSFRGEQDLVVRPLDPRLGKVPNLSAAAILDDGSPVLIVDVEDLFRSMDQFIQTGSLVRCETRPSDSGHKKRVLVVDDSITVREVERQLLLHKGYEVVIAVDGIDGWNKVRAERCDLLVSDIDMPRMNGLQLVQAVRADERLRDLPVIIVSYKEREEDRIRGLEVGANAYLTKSSFHDNRFIEAVTDLIGSADSA, from the coding sequence ATGAGCGCCATCGACGCATCCATGTTCGAGCTGTTCCGCGAGGAGGTCAAAACTCACACCGACACCCTCGGTGCGGGCCTCGTGGCGGCCGAATCGCGCCCCGGTGATCCCGGCCTGCTCGAAGAACTGATGCGCGCCGCGCACTCCATCAAGGGCGCGGCGCGCATCGTTAACATCGACACCGCCGTGCGACTCGCGCACGTCATGGAAGACGCCCTCGTCGCCGCGCAGCACGGGACGATCCGGCTCGTCCCGGCGAGCATTGATGTGCTGCTGCAAGGTTCCGACATCCTGGCGGGCCTCGCGCGCCTGACCCCAGAAACCATCACCGCATGGGAAGCAGATAACACGGCGCCCGTGACCGCGCTCGAACCGCTGTTGGCGGCCATTGCGGAGGGGAAGTCGGAAAGACAACCTCCCCCCCCGTCCCCCCTCGCTCCCGGTGAGGGGGAACCCCCTGCGGGTTCCCCCTGCAACCCCCTCCTGTCTGGGAAGGGGGAGCTGGCACGCGAAACTGCTGTACGTGCGACTCTGTCTGCGGACAATTCTTTCTCCCCCTTTCCCCCCGTGCCCGCGTTCGAGCGAATCGCAATTCCGGCCGAGCCGCTCGCACTGTCGCCCGATCACTCGATGCTCGATCTGTTCCGCGAGGAGGCCCGCGAGCACCTACGCGCCATCGCGGACGCGGTTCCGCGCGTGTCCACCGATCCGACCGCCGCCGAACCGATTTTGGAGTCGCTCAAGCAACTTCGAGGTGCCGCGCGTCTCGTGAAGTGTGTGCCGGTTGCAGACGCAGCCGGCGCGGTCAGCGAGTTCATCCGAGCGACGAACGAAGCGAAAAGCCCGTTCTCGTCCCGCGCGCTCGACTGGACCCGTTACGCGCTCGCCACACTCGCGGGCGTTCTCGCGACCGACAACGAGACGTTCTCGGAATGGGTCGAAGCGTCGGGTGACGCACTTGCAACAGTCAGCGGCGCATTTACTCGAGCGGCGGAGGAGTGTAAGAACGCGGAGGTGCAAATTGCGCCCATTGAGCGCGAAGCTTCTGCTCCCCCTTCCTTCTTAGGGAAGGGGGCCGGGGGGTTAGGTTCTGCCTCCAACCCCTCCCCAACCCCTCCCCTAAACGGAGAGGGGCTTAATACCGAAGAGCGCGCAGGGTCTGCCCCCCCTTCCTTCGGCGCCGGTCCACGAGAAACTCCGCTGACAGGGCCGGTGAGAGCAGAGGCAAAGGGGGCCGGGGCGGTTGGTTCGGCTCCCCCTCCCCCCGCCGAATCGGTGGTCCGCGTCAGCGCGAACAGCCTCAATCGGTTGATGGGGCTCGCGGGCGAATCGCTCGTGCAAGCGCGGTGGCTGCCGTCGTTCTCAACGGCGCTGCTCAAACTGAAGAAGCACCACGATTTGCTCGCCACGATGCTCGACACGGCCTACCACGCCGCGAGTAGCGGGATGCCCCCGGACCAGCTCGCCAACCTCATTTCCGACGCCCGGCGCCAGTGGGGCGCGTGCCGACAGGAGTTGGGCGAAAAGACGTCGGACTTCGACGACCACGCGGCCCGCGCGGAAGACCTCAACGCCCGGCTCTACCGCGAAGTGATCGCGAGCCGGATGCGGCCCTTCAGTGACGGCGTTCACGGCTTCCCGCGCCTGGCCCGCGACATGGCGCGAGCACTGGGAAAGGAAGTGCGCTTCGTGATCGCCGGGGAAGCGACCGAGGTCGATCGCGACATCCTGGAGAAACTCGAGTCGCCGCTCTCGCACCTGATTCGGAACGCGATCGACCACGGCCTGGAGCTCCCGGGCGTGCGCACCGCGAGCAACAAACCCGCGGTGGGAACGATCACCGTTGAAGCGCGGCACCGGGCCGGGATGCTGCTCGTTTCGGTTTCCGACGACGGCGCGGGCGTCGATTTGAACCGGCTCCGCACGAAGATCGTCGAGCGCGGGTTGAACGCGGCCGACCTGGTGGCCAAACTCACCGAGGCGGAACTGCTCGAGTTCCTGTTCCTGCCCGGCTTCAGCACGACGACATCGGTCACCGAGTTCTCCGGGCGCGGGGTCGGACTCGACGTCGTGCAGGACACGATTCGCAAGGTCGGCGGGAACGTCCGCGTCGCCACGACGCGCGGCGCCGGGACCGCGTTCCACCTCCAATTGCCGCTCACCCTCTCGGTGATTCGCGCGGTCGTGATCGACGTGGCGGGCGAACCGTATGCGTTCCCGCACACGCGCATCGATCGACTCGTCCGCGTGCGCCGCGACGAAGTGCGGTCGCTCGAGCACCGCCAGTTTGTTACAGTGGACGGACAGAACGTCGGCCTCGTGATGGCCGCGCAGCTCCTCGACATGCCGGCCCCCACGCCCACGGGAACGGACGTCCCGGTCGTGCTGCTGAGCGACGGTACCGGCGAATACGGGCTCGTCGTGGACTCGTTCCGCGGCGAGCAAGACCTCGTGGTGCGCCCGCTCGATCCGCGGTTGGGCAAGGTTCCCAACTTGAGCGCGGCGGCGATCCTCGACGACGGGTCGCCCGTTCTGATCGTCGACGTCGAAGACCTGTTCCGGTCGATGGACCAGTTCATCCAGACGGGTTCGCTCGTGCGGTGCGAAACGCGCCCGAGCGATTCCGGGCACAAAAAGCGCGTGCTGGTGGTGGACGACTCCATCACCGTGCGCGAGGTCGAGCGCCAGTTGCTGCTGCACAAGGGGTACGAGGTCGTGATCGCGGTGGACGGGATCGACGGGTGGAACAAGGTCCGCGCCGAGCGGTGCGACCTGCTCGTCAGTGACATCGACATGCCCCGTATGAACGGGTTACAACTCGTGCAGGCGGTCCGCGCGGACGAGCGCCTCCGCGACCTCCCGGTCATCATCGTCTCGTACAAGGAGCGCGAAGAGGACCGGATTCGGGGATTGGAGGTCGGCGCGAACGCCTACCTCACGAAGAGCAGCTTCCATGACAACCGGTTCATCGAGGCGGTCACGGATTTGATCGGCTCGGCAGATAGTGCTTAG
- the modA gene encoding molybdate ABC transporter substrate-binding protein translates to MTLATSPTTAAVGSLVVLTGLIAGLWWREYQTRTGPIDRPLVVFVAPTSRLPIEAIAADYERETGQRIELRFGPSEDILTKVRFPAPGEPADLFLPADDSYVRQARDLGLVAESVPIARVRAVVLLAKNNPKRIGAWADLLRDGVKVAVPNPGAAVGKLAREHLVTTRKWLALEPRVVDTGTVTEAANAAKVGSADAAIVWDVVATAPAYREQTVLALPELKGVTGRVELALLNQSSDAPAARKFARYVTDPNHGLVRFRESGFNVEDKAGGVASALHEALAPREGAAP, encoded by the coding sequence ATGACACTAGCTACTTCCCCCACAACCGCCGCGGTCGGCTCGCTGGTCGTCCTCACCGGACTGATCGCGGGGCTGTGGTGGCGCGAGTACCAGACGCGCACCGGCCCGATCGACCGGCCGCTCGTCGTGTTCGTAGCGCCCACCAGTCGGTTGCCGATCGAAGCGATCGCGGCCGACTACGAGCGCGAAACCGGCCAGCGCATCGAACTGCGGTTCGGCCCGTCGGAAGACATCCTCACGAAGGTCCGGTTCCCCGCGCCGGGCGAACCGGCCGACCTGTTCCTCCCCGCCGACGACAGTTACGTCCGCCAGGCACGCGACCTGGGGCTGGTTGCAGAATCGGTTCCCATCGCGCGCGTTCGCGCGGTCGTACTCCTCGCGAAGAACAACCCCAAACGCATCGGGGCGTGGGCGGACCTCCTGCGCGACGGCGTGAAGGTCGCCGTGCCCAATCCCGGAGCCGCAGTGGGTAAACTTGCACGCGAGCACCTTGTTACCACGCGCAAATGGCTGGCACTGGAACCGCGTGTCGTCGATACCGGGACCGTCACCGAGGCCGCGAACGCCGCGAAAGTCGGCAGCGCGGATGCGGCGATCGTGTGGGACGTGGTAGCGACCGCGCCCGCGTACCGGGAGCAGACGGTCCTCGCGCTTCCAGAGTTGAAGGGCGTCACGGGGCGAGTGGAACTGGCGCTACTGAATCAATCGAGTGACGCGCCTGCGGCACGAAAGTTCGCGCGCTACGTCACCGACCCGAATCACGGGCTCGTGCGGTTCCGCGAGTCCGGGTTCAATGTGGAAGACAAGGCGGGTGGGGTCGCGTCCGCGTTGCACGAAGCGCTCGCGCCGCGCGAAGGGGCCGCACCGTGA
- the cheB gene encoding chemotaxis-specific protein-glutamate methyltransferase CheB: protein MRIGIVNDLALAREVLRRVVASVPGCTIAWTAADGDEAVRMAVHDRPDVILMDLVMPLLNGVEATRQIMQHAPCPILIVTVSVTTNFPLVFQALGAGGVDAVDTPTLGPNGAVQNATKLIDRLQNLEAALAGQSGSVIAPALGTAAGPNDLPLLVVVGASTGGPEALIHLVSTFPTDFPAAVLISQHIGADFAMGLVQQLANWCRLPVRAAREGEPPVAGTVYVATSDDHLELSADRHLRYTPVPRNWPYRPSVDVLFTSAATNCSRPGVAVLLTGMGTDGASGLLRLRAAGWHTIAQNEATSVVYGMPKAAVEKRAAVEVLPLPHIGESVVAKINALKRQRPC from the coding sequence ATGCGCATCGGGATCGTGAACGATCTGGCGCTCGCGCGGGAGGTGCTCCGGCGGGTCGTCGCGTCCGTGCCGGGGTGCACGATCGCGTGGACCGCCGCCGACGGCGACGAGGCCGTGCGAATGGCGGTCCACGACCGGCCCGACGTGATCCTGATGGACCTCGTGATGCCGCTGCTCAACGGCGTCGAGGCCACGCGCCAGATCATGCAGCACGCGCCGTGCCCCATCCTGATCGTGACCGTGAGCGTGACGACGAATTTCCCACTGGTCTTCCAGGCCCTCGGCGCGGGCGGCGTGGACGCCGTTGACACCCCCACGCTCGGTCCCAACGGGGCGGTCCAGAACGCCACGAAGTTAATCGACCGGTTGCAGAACTTGGAAGCGGCTCTCGCCGGGCAGAGCGGGTCGGTGATCGCCCCCGCGCTCGGGACCGCGGCCGGGCCGAACGATTTGCCGCTACTTGTGGTGGTGGGCGCCTCGACCGGCGGGCCGGAGGCGCTGATCCACCTGGTGAGCACGTTCCCGACAGACTTCCCGGCCGCGGTGCTCATCAGCCAGCACATCGGCGCGGACTTCGCAATGGGGCTGGTTCAGCAGCTCGCGAACTGGTGCCGGCTCCCGGTCCGTGCCGCGCGCGAGGGCGAGCCGCCCGTTGCGGGAACGGTTTACGTCGCCACGAGTGACGACCACCTCGAACTGAGTGCCGATCGCCACCTGCGGTACACGCCGGTCCCGCGGAACTGGCCGTACCGCCCCTCGGTCGACGTGCTGTTCACGAGCGCGGCGACGAACTGTTCGCGCCCGGGGGTCGCGGTCCTCCTCACCGGAATGGGTACCGACGGTGCGTCGGGCCTGCTGCGGTTGCGCGCCGCCGGCTGGCACACGATTGCTCAGAACGAGGCCACGAGCGTCGTTTACGGGATGCCGAAGGCCGCGGTCGAGAAGCGTGCCGCGGTCGAGGTGTTACCGCTCCCGCACATCGGCGAGAGCGTCGTGGCGAAGATCAATGCCCTGAAGCGCCAGCGCCCCTGTTAA